Within Thermoplasmataceae archaeon, the genomic segment TCACGGTCGAGCCTCTCGAAGAAGCCGTTATTCAGCTCATCAAGGATAATGTGCTTCCACAGGGCACCAAGTTCAAGGACAAGAAAACCATAATCGACCTGTTGCAGAAAGCAGGTTTTTCCAGGGAAGAAGCCAGAGGTTTAGAAGCTGTGGAAGGATTCAATGTACTCACAGATGTTACCAAGGGTATCCAGTATCTTGATGAGACCTTTGAACTTCTGATCGAGGCGTTCAACGAGGTCATAAGCAGGGGACCGCTTGCAAATGAAAGGGTAACTGGGATCAAGGCATGTCTGGTTGACGCAAAGCTTCATGAAGATAGCATTCACAGGGGACCAGCCCAGGTAATCCCTGCGGGTAGAAACTCGCTGAACGGTGCAATGTGCCAGGCTAACCGTATCCTGATGGAGCCGGTGCAGAAAGTCTACATAAACGTTCCAATAGAAATTATGGGATCAGTTACCAATGAAATTCAGCAGAGACGCGGCGTGGTAATGGAGATGAATCAGGAAGGGGACGACATGGTTGTTATTGCCAATGTGCCAGTTGCTGGTATGTTCGGATTTGCCTCAGCCATTCGGAGCGCCACTGGAGGAAAAGTCCTTTGGAACTCTGAAAATGCTGGGTACCAGAGAGTTCCCATTGAGTTGCAGAAGGAAGTTGTGGCAAAGATCAGGGAAAGAAAGGGTCTGAAACCAGAACCCTATGACGCGAACTACTACTCTCAACTCTAAATTTATTCAACCACACTGAAATAGTTTTTAGTTTTCTTCTTTTTTATATAATACTTTTAGTTTTCGCCCTAATTTTAGGTAGCGCCAGCATAAAGTGACAGGAATGAGTTGCACTTTTGGCATTCATTCCGTCTCAACTTTCTTAAGGGTCCTTCCAATAGCCTTAAGAGCACCAATTACGGCTGTCATGCCGGACGCTACCTCTTCATCTTTCAATAAAGACAGCAGTCTGAACAGCGAAAGTGGCTGGGGGTTCTTTGCTCCATCTACCATGGATTCGCTCACATCCTCGAGATTATAAAGCAAACTCTGGAGAGTGTCGGAGGTTGTTTCCCTAGATAGCGCGTATGACAGTCCGCTCAAGGTCCCTACGGTCTTCTTTAGAAGGATTATCAGTTCCTTGGACGAAATTATGGAGATCAGTGCCTCAATGTCCCCCGGTGAAAACTCCTCAAGAAACCTATTCATTGCAGAAAGGGTGCCAGGGTCAGTGATCTTCTGCAGAGTGCCAAGAGCATTTCGAATTAACTTCTTGTTTCCAA encodes:
- a CDS encoding DUF1641 domain-containing protein, which encodes MEDKEIENLSDIDLEPYLKQILGNKKLIRNALGTLQKITDPGTLSAMNRFLEEFSPGDIEALISIISSKELIILLKKTVGTLSGLSYALSRETTSDTLQSLLYNLEDVSESMVDGAKNPQPLSLFRLLSLLKDEEVASGMTAVIGALKAIGRTLKKVETE